In Paenibacillus sp. 1781tsa1, one DNA window encodes the following:
- a CDS encoding TerC family protein, with the protein MEVSLLLEYGWVLAVLVVLEGLLAADNALVLAIMVKHLPEEKRKKALFYGLMGAFVFRLGSLFLISFLVDVWQVQAIGALYLLYISINHIVKKILGNRNKTDEAADSTPKKPKKQSGFWMTVFKVEVADIAFAVDSILAAVALAVALPPSGLPAIGGLDGGQFIVIFLGGFIGLVIMRFAASYFVKLLHSRPGLEVAAFVIVGWVGVKLAVITLAHPSLGVLDEHFPENKIWKFGFYIVLITIAVCGWFLSSKVPEKEDENPVEELEKQAGL; encoded by the coding sequence TTGGAAGTTTCATTATTATTGGAATATGGGTGGGTGCTGGCTGTCTTAGTAGTTCTAGAAGGACTACTTGCAGCAGATAATGCGTTGGTACTTGCAATTATGGTTAAACATCTACCCGAAGAGAAACGCAAAAAAGCGTTGTTCTACGGTCTGATGGGTGCATTTGTTTTCCGTTTAGGTTCATTGTTCCTGATCTCATTCCTCGTCGATGTGTGGCAAGTACAAGCGATCGGTGCCTTGTATCTCCTGTACATTTCGATTAACCACATCGTTAAAAAGATACTGGGTAATCGGAATAAAACAGATGAAGCTGCTGATTCGACGCCAAAGAAACCGAAAAAACAATCTGGTTTCTGGATGACCGTATTCAAAGTCGAAGTAGCTGATATCGCATTCGCAGTCGATTCCATTCTGGCTGCAGTTGCCTTGGCTGTAGCGTTGCCACCAAGTGGATTGCCTGCAATTGGTGGACTTGACGGAGGACAGTTTATCGTAATCTTCCTCGGTGGATTCATCGGGCTTGTGATTATGCGTTTTGCAGCCTCATACTTTGTGAAATTGCTTCATTCCCGCCCAGGGCTTGAAGTTGCGGCTTTTGTGATTGTAGGTTGGGTAGGGGTTAAACTGGCAGTTATTACACTCGCACACCCTTCATTGGGTGTTCTGGATGAGCATTTCCCGGAAAATAAAATTTGGAAATTCGGATTCTATATTGTACTGATCACCATTGCGGTAT
- a CDS encoding DUF3817 domain-containing protein, whose protein sequence is MLHSMLGRFRLMLWLQGISYVLLLFVAFPLRDAGVMPQAVTWFGNLYGFLFLMYLLFMVSMYTSQKWRLRRPIALFFVSFIPLGNMIYDLVVFRKLYRQRNKA, encoded by the coding sequence ATGTTACATTCTATGCTGGGGCGCTTCCGGCTGATGTTGTGGTTGCAGGGCATTTCGTATGTGTTGTTACTGTTTGTTGCTTTTCCGTTGAGAGATGCCGGGGTTATGCCGCAGGCTGTCACATGGTTTGGAAATTTGTATGGTTTTTTATTTTTAATGTACTTGTTATTTATGGTGAGTATGTACACCTCACAGAAGTGGCGTTTGCGTCGTCCAATTGCTCTGTTCTTCGTTTCTTTCATTCCACTGGGGAATATGATCTACGATCTTGTCGTATTCCGTAAGTTGTACCGTCAACGAAATAAAGCTTGA
- a CDS encoding glycosyltransferase family 4 protein, producing the protein MKIAMVAPEKLPLPGNGSVEICILGIARELAHRHQVTIITRQMEGLATTEQIDGITIQRVPASSPLRYTKAVIRLLSKQPYDVIQVDNRPRSMATIKRAFPRTPVVLYLHSLTFAQPGTSRLILMKKADWIAVNSQSLRQRLGRRFPLVKRRMSVVPLGADLSRFRPAESSEEQIHLRTQFGVTKPFSILYVGRLIPGKGVDVLIRATALLQRQMPVQLVIAGKGPPHYMRKLRELAHKQKIHVSFRGQINHEHIDQLYRAVDCLVCPSQEHEAFGLVNVEAMASGLPVIASDNGGIREIIESGINGYLVTAYKRPQRFASCLYKLASNPTFAETLGKAGRDSARAHFSWARTAMHLEATYTRLIRK; encoded by the coding sequence ATGAAAATTGCTATGGTTGCACCCGAGAAATTACCTTTACCAGGTAATGGTTCCGTGGAAATCTGTATACTGGGGATCGCCCGTGAACTTGCACACCGCCATCAGGTGACCATCATCACTCGTCAAATGGAAGGTCTAGCTACCACAGAACAGATCGATGGCATCACCATTCAACGTGTCCCTGCATCGAGTCCTCTCAGGTACACCAAAGCCGTCATACGTCTGTTATCCAAACAACCCTACGATGTAATTCAAGTGGACAACAGGCCACGAAGTATGGCTACCATCAAACGAGCTTTTCCACGCACTCCCGTTGTACTCTATCTTCACTCGTTAACATTTGCTCAGCCTGGAACTTCCAGACTCATATTGATGAAAAAAGCGGATTGGATTGCCGTCAACAGCCAATCCCTGAGACAAAGGCTTGGCCGCAGATTTCCGTTGGTAAAACGCCGGATGAGTGTGGTTCCATTGGGTGCAGATCTAAGCCGCTTCAGACCTGCTGAATCCAGCGAAGAACAGATTCATCTGCGTACACAATTTGGAGTGACTAAACCATTCTCAATTCTGTATGTCGGAAGGCTCATCCCTGGAAAAGGCGTAGACGTATTAATTCGTGCGACTGCCCTTCTTCAGCGACAGATGCCTGTCCAACTGGTAATCGCGGGCAAAGGCCCTCCGCATTACATGCGTAAACTTCGCGAGCTTGCCCATAAACAAAAAATCCATGTTTCCTTCCGTGGTCAGATAAACCATGAGCATATCGATCAGTTGTATCGGGCCGTCGATTGTCTGGTCTGTCCATCTCAAGAACATGAAGCTTTTGGCCTGGTTAATGTTGAGGCGATGGCTTCAGGATTACCCGTCATTGCTTCGGATAACGGAGGCATTCGTGAGATTATTGAATCAGGTATCAATGGATACCTTGTCACCGCTTATAAGCGTCCCCAACGTTTTGCCTCTTGCCTGTACAAACTTGCAAGCAATCCCACATTCGCCGAGACGTTAGGGAAGGCTGGCCGAGACAGCGCAAGGGCACATTTCAGTTGGGCCAGAACAGCCATGCATCTGGAAGCCACCTATACCAGGCTCATCCGTAAATGA